Proteins encoded in a region of the Triticum dicoccoides isolate Atlit2015 ecotype Zavitan chromosome 3A, WEW_v2.0, whole genome shotgun sequence genome:
- the LOC119270728 gene encoding protein FLX-like 3, giving the protein MAGRQRIVRQYYEEPRGFCDGPPPRLARERSLSPRRIEGELSSRRGEIRRINDDNQHLADEIVGLRQAMSRLKEDLHSSSQVIPKLRAEKELESRELTQRNLKLEAELRSLEPLRQDALHLRSEVGTLASLRQELNAKVQGLTKEVEQQSSENQRIPGMIAERDGLRQELIRARAALDYEKNAKPERMAQVQAVEKDLVSMAQESEKLRAEIEKRRALPRVSGHGAYGPPMTTPGMDLQGMYDGGYNSYTEKRYGAGPWDPPGYPRF; this is encoded by the exons ATGGCAGGGAGACAGCGCATAGTTCGCCAGTACTACGAGGAACCACGGGGATTTTGTGATGGTCCCCCTCCTCGACTTGCACGAGAAAGGTCTCTCTCACCACGACGCATCGAGGGAGAGCTGTCTAGCCGCCGTGGTGAGATACGCAGAATCAATGATGATAACCAACATCTGGCGGATGAAATTGTTGGACTCAGGCAAGCAATGTCTCGTTTGAAAGAAGATCTCCATTCCTCAAGTCAGGTTATACCTAAGCTCCGCGCAGAGAAGGAACTTGAATCGAGGGAGCTGACTCAGAGGAATCTGAAGCTGGAAGCTGAGCTACGCTCCTTAGAACCCCTTAGGCAAGATGCCTTGCATCTACGATCTGAAGTAGGTACGCTAGCGTCTTTGAGGCAAGAGCTGAACGCAAAGGTGCAGGGTCTGACAAAGGAGGTTGAGCAACAGAGCTCTGAAAACCAGCGAATACCTGGCATGATAGCTGAACGTGATGGTCTGCGGCAGGAACTAATTCGTGCTAG GGCGGCTCTTGATTATGAGAAGAATGCAAAGCCAGAGCGGATGGCACAGGTGCAGGCAGTGGAAAAAGATCTTGTGAGTATGGCTCAGGAGTCCGAGAAGCTTAGGGCTGAGATTGAGAAGAGAAGGGCACTACCTA GGGTCAGCGGCCATGGAGCTTACGGGCCACCTATGACGACTCCTGGGATGGACTTGCAAGGCATGTACGATGGGGGCTATAACTCCTACACAGAGAAGCGCTATGGTGCTGGACCATGGGACCCCCCTGGCTATCCGCGCTTTTGA